From Pseudoalteromonas sp. R3, one genomic window encodes:
- a CDS encoding PilZ domain-containing protein produces MIHEDKRRFMRMMVNTQAQLTVLSTGHKLQGTCHDLSATGLSVIVEEPIEINEMLDVFIDSHGGSIPPLNAHVKVIRCGSNTEGEGYMLGLEIVQFN; encoded by the coding sequence ATGATACATGAGGATAAACGGCGCTTTATGCGCATGATGGTCAATACCCAGGCACAATTAACTGTCTTGTCTACGGGTCATAAACTGCAAGGTACTTGCCACGACTTGAGTGCTACTGGTTTGTCGGTAATCGTTGAGGAGCCAATTGAAATCAACGAAATGTTAGATGTGTTTATCGATAGTCATGGTGGGTCTATTCCTCCTCTTAATGCCCATGTCAAAGTCATCCGCTGCGGCAGCAACACCGAAGGTGAAGGTTATATGCTTGGTCTCGAGATTGTGCAGTTTAATTAG
- a CDS encoding response regulator, translating into MSTQGSRMKTPHVLVVDDEYFNFEMLSMALSDAFKFSYAESGKSCLSNAIADPPDVILLDVCMPGLDGYDTCRMLKNTPETRDIPVLMVSGLESEQEKQAGFDAGCDAYVVKPFSMQSLSEKIKNMVQIIPK; encoded by the coding sequence ATGTCCACACAGGGGAGCAGGATGAAAACGCCGCATGTTTTAGTGGTTGATGATGAGTATTTCAATTTTGAAATGCTCTCTATGGCTTTGTCGGACGCATTTAAATTCAGCTACGCTGAATCTGGTAAGAGCTGTCTGTCTAATGCGATTGCCGATCCACCGGACGTGATATTGCTCGATGTTTGCATGCCTGGGCTGGATGGTTACGATACGTGTCGAATGCTGAAAAACACGCCTGAAACGCGAGACATTCCCGTATTGATGGTATCGGGTTTGGAGTCGGAACAGGAGAAGCAGGCTGGTTTTGATGCGGGCTGCGATGCTTACGTCGTAAAACCCTTTTCAATGCAATCTTTGTCGGAAAAAATAAAGAATATGGTGCAAATTATTCCCAAGTAA